GTCCCGCGCGACCGCCCTGGCGGACGCTCTGGGTTGCCCGACAGCGTCGGACGCGGCAGAAGCCTTCGCCCGGCATGATGCCGACGTCGTGATCGTTGCGACGACCACTCACACCCACACGGAACTGGTTCAGGCTTCCCTGTCCGCCGGGTTCCACGTCTTCTGCGAGAAGCCCCTCGGCACGCTCGATCAGGTCTGCGCGTGCTATCGACTGTCCAGGTCACGGAATCGATCCCTCATGGTCGGCTTCCAGAGGCGGTTCGACCCCGAGTTCCGGGAGCTGCGGCGTCGGCTCGGATCACAATCGCCGCAGATGCTGAAACTCACGTCGCGGGACGCGCCGATCCCGAGCCGAGCGTACCTGGCTACCAGCGGCGGAATCGTCCGCGACTGCGTCGTCCACGACATCGACATCGCCAACTGGATGATGGGCGGCGAGGCGTCTCACGCCGTTCCAGAGCGAGTGAGCGCTGCATCCTACACTCACCACGACGACCTCACCGCCTGGGGCGAGATCGAGGGGCTGGCTGTGACGATGCAGTATCCGCACGGGAACCTCGCCCTGATCGATGTCTCCCGGACCTGCTGCTACGGCTACGATCAGCGCGTTGAGGCGTTCGGTCCCTTCGGGATGGCGCAGTTGGGGAACCGTCTCCAGTCCACGGTCGTTCAGCACACATCGGACGGCACGGTCGTGTCGAACCCGCTGTACTCGTTCCCTCAGCGGTATCCCGACGCGTACCGCATCGAGTTGGAGCACTTCGCCGACGTGGTCGAGGGCAAGGCGCAATGCCAAGTGCTCGAGAAGCAGGTCGTCGCGACGGAGATGATCTGCGAAGCCATCGAGGCGTCCTTGGAGTCCGGCGCTTTCTGCGATGTACGGAATGTAGACGCCTAATGTGACTTGGGGCTGTGCCAGCCGCGTCGGTGTGCCTGCGGCACGATGCTTGCGGCATACTCAGTGACGTGACTCGGATGTACCGAATGGGCTAGGAGATGCGGTGTCACGAAGCGGCCCGGGACGCATCCGCGCCTACGCTGAGCTGATACGCTACCCTCTGGTCGCCGTACCTATCGTGGCGACGCTGCCCGGTATCGTGCTGGCTGCGCACGAAACGGGGTGGAACTGGCGGGCTGCCGTCGCTCTGCTCACATCCCAGTTGGGGTACTTCGCTGGGATGATCAAGAACGACTACTTCCACCGCGAGACCGACGCGCGGTCGAACCCGTTGCGTCCGCTGCCGTCCGGGAGGATCGCGCCGAAGCACGCGCTGCGTCTGGCGAGTACGCTCTATGCCGTGTGCGTGGGACTTGGGTTCCTATTGGGCTGGCGTGCCGGAGCTCTCGTGCTGGTACTCATCGCAATCTCGCACAGCTACAACGCCTACCTCAAGCAGCGAGGGCTTTGGGGCAGCCTGGTGCTACCCCTGGGGATCGCACTGTTGGTGGTCTTTGGAGCCGTTGGCGTATCCGGCGAAGTACCGCCACTCGCTTGGTTCGCATTCGGTACAGTATTCCTATACGACTTCGGCACGCACGTCGCCAGCACCTTCAAAGACATCGACCGTGATCGCCAAGTCGGACTGACGACAACGGCTCTTCAACTCGGTACACGCGCCTCGCTCGTGGTCTCGACCGGATCGACGCTGGCTGCGTTCGTCGTCGCTCTCTTGCCCATCGCCCTCGGTGTCCCGCCGATCTACGCGATTTGGGTAGCCATCGCCCTCGTGACGACGGCGATCACTCGACTGCCACTGCTGCGCAACCCGTCCGAGCGCACAGGGTACCGGGCACTTGAGGGAGCCATGGCTGCCGGGATTGTCCTCTTTCCTGCTCTGGGCGCCACCGCCATGCCCTTGTGGATGAATGCCGTCCTCATCGGCTCTCTCCTGCTCCTGACGCGCGTCCTGTTCCGAACGTCGCGCCAGGAAGTGTGACGCGGCAGGTTTCCCCTGACGAATGCCAGCGAATCGGCTATCCCTCTAATACATGACGGCTGGCGTTTCTGTGACGGGCTCGTTCACGTCACAGAGACGCGATTCTACGGACCAAGAAGTTCGCCCGCGACAGCAGGATGTAACTGGTGCTCGGCTGTGGCGGGAATACAGGATGGGGCGCGACATGCGTACAGCGAGGTCAACTGTGTGGGTGGCGTCTGCGCTCGTCGGTCTGGCGATTGGCGCCTACGCCAAGACCGAGTTCCCCGTGCTCTATCTGCCGTTCGACGAGGGCGCGGGCAACATCGCGCGTGACGCCGCTGGCGGCAGATACAAGGCAGAACTGAGCGGGAACGTGAAGTGGATCGACGGGAAGCCCGGCTACGACAAGGCGGCTCAGTTCGGTCCCGATGCGTGGGGCGTCGTCGATGTCGGAAGGGATTTCCAGTTCAAGAAGAGCTTCACGCTCATGGTCTGGGCCCGGATCGACGGCGACCTCGGTGATCAGCAGATGGGGATTGAGAAGGGCGCGGCGTGGGGCCCGGGCGAATACAGTCTGCTGCCCGACTTCGAGGACGCGGTTCTCGTGCAGGCGCACGACCTGCCGGATGGCTGCGACGATGAGATTCGCGCTGGCGATGTGCGAGACGGCAAGTGGCACCACATCGCCGGGACGTTCGATGGGCTCGTCCTGCGCGCCTACGTCGACGGAGAAGAGAGGCAGAACCTCGACTGCCCAGGTGACCTGCTGACCAACGCGGACCCCATCTTCATCGCGTCACGAGCCGGCAAGGAACGCTGGACCGACGGCGCGTACGACGAACTCCGCATCTACGACCGGGCCCTGACCGCCAAAGAAGTCCGGGAAGCGATGACACCTGGATTGGCTGTCCAGCCGGCGAACTCACTCGCGGCGATCTGGGCGGAGCTTCGCACGCAGCGCTGACACGGCGACGTGCCCCGGTCGTTCACAGATCGTCGTCAAGGGCCTCGATGCGGTCCCGCATTTCGGCTGCCATCGTGCGATCACCGGTGCGCTCCGCCAGCATCAGCGCTTCGGAGTATGCAGAACGCGCTCGTTCGGCATCCCCGAGACCCTCCCAGCACTCGCCGAGCAGCGGATACGCAGCCATGTACGCCGGGTCCGACGCCACGGCGTGTTCCAGCAGATCGCGCGCCTCCTGTAGACGTCGGTCCCGCAAGCAGATCGTACCGAGGGACACGAGAACCATCGGGTCGTCCGGGTGGGTTCTCAGGAACTCCCGCAGGTTCGCTTCCATGGTCATCGACGGGCTCCACCAATCGGCGCAATGTTGCTGCGCTGCCGTCTCCCAGCTAAACTGCTGACGATGCACACCTGCGCGAGCCGTGCAGCACCTACTTACTACGTCGAGGAGACTGTTGGCAATGGCGGACGTGGTCCCCTACACGGCGATCAAGAGCTCTGGATCCCGCTTCGATGCCGTGGCACTGGGAGAGGTGATGTTGCGCATCGACCCGCGAGATGTCCCGACGGCTCGCGCCCGCGACAACATCCGCCTGTCCCAAGGAGGCGGCGAGACGAACGTCGCTTGCGGGCTCGCGTACACGTTCGGGCTCCGCGCCGCCGTGCTGACCGCATTGGTGGACGATCCGGTCGGCGAGAACATCCGCAACCAGTTGCGCGAGCTGGGAGTCGACACCTCTGTGATCCGATGGTGGAGCACCGACGGCAAAGGGTCCTACGCGACGGACGGCAAGGGCACGCTCCACAACGGCATCAACTTCACCTATGTCGGCAGCGGAGTCCTGCCGTCGGATACGACCTACTATCGGGCGAACACCCCTGCCGTGAAGATGAAGCCGGGCGATTTCGACTTCGACGCTCTCTTCGGAACCGATGGCGTGCGCGTCTTCACGACCGGCGGAATCTTCACGTTGATCGGGAGTGAGACCGCTGACCTCGCGATCCAAGGAGCGAGCAAGGCGGCGGAACATGGCACGTTCGTCGCTGCCGACCTGAATTACCGCTCGAAGGTGGAACCCAACAAGGCACGCGCTCGAGCCATCAATCAGCGACTGGCGCCGTATCT
This genomic interval from Candidatus Poribacteria bacterium contains the following:
- a CDS encoding sugar kinase — encoded protein: MADVVPYTAIKSSGSRFDAVALGEVMLRIDPRDVPTARARDNIRLSQGGGETNVACGLAYTFGLRAAVLTALVDDPVGENIRNQLRELGVDTSVIRWWSTDGKGSYATDGKGTLHNGINFTYVGSGVLPSDTTYYRANTPAVKMKPGDFDFDALFGTDGVRVFTTGGIFTLIGSETADLAIQGASKAAEHGTFVAADLNYRSKVEPNKARARAINQRLAPYLGMLVGNDSDLADAFGYETKVSKNATFEEWFDAYSGTIRTVCRDFPNLSLIGTQWREAHNADLIGWGAVLYDAVNDEWHAAPVRQNVPIRDRTGGGDSFASGVLAALMKGKDLATAVDWGAAHGILVQETPGDVTMVNQAAVEAEVKRARAGGGVKAQR
- a CDS encoding tetratricopeptide repeat protein, which codes for MTMEANLREFLRTHPDDPMVLVSLGTICLRDRRLQEARDLLEHAVASDPAYMAAYPLLGECWEGLGDAERARSAYSEALMLAERTGDRTMAAEMRDRIEALDDDL
- a CDS encoding LamG domain-containing protein, translated to MTAGVSVTGSFTSQRRDSTDQEVRPRQQDVTGARLWREYRMGRDMRTARSTVWVASALVGLAIGAYAKTEFPVLYLPFDEGAGNIARDAAGGRYKAELSGNVKWIDGKPGYDKAAQFGPDAWGVVDVGRDFQFKKSFTLMVWARIDGDLGDQQMGIEKGAAWGPGEYSLLPDFEDAVLVQAHDLPDGCDDEIRAGDVRDGKWHHIAGTFDGLVLRAYVDGEERQNLDCPGDLLTNADPIFIASRAGKERWTDGAYDELRIYDRALTAKEVREAMTPGLAVQPANSLAAIWAELRTQR